Proteins co-encoded in one Diaminobutyricimonas sp. LJ205 genomic window:
- the mraZ gene encoding division/cell wall cluster transcriptional repressor MraZ → MFLGTYAPKLDEKGRVILPAKFRDELAAGLVLTRGQERCIYVFSEDGFAEQHDKIRQAPLTSRAARDYLRLFLSGASAEQPDKQNRVTIPANLRDYAGLDRDLTVIGAGNRAEIWATDTWNAYYAEKEEAFSNTEEEVIPGLF, encoded by the coding sequence GTGTTTCTGGGCACCTACGCACCCAAACTCGACGAGAAAGGCCGCGTCATCCTGCCGGCCAAATTCCGCGATGAACTGGCCGCAGGGCTTGTGCTCACCCGCGGTCAGGAACGATGCATCTACGTCTTCAGCGAGGACGGTTTCGCCGAGCAGCACGACAAGATCCGGCAGGCCCCGCTGACCAGCCGTGCGGCCCGTGACTACCTGCGCCTGTTCCTCTCAGGCGCGAGTGCTGAGCAGCCCGACAAGCAGAACCGGGTGACCATCCCCGCGAATCTCCGCGACTACGCCGGACTCGACCGCGACCTCACCGTCATCGGCGCAGGGAACCGTGCGGAGATCTGGGCGACCGACACCTGGAACGCCTACTACGCCGAAAAGGAAGAAGCCTTCTCAAACACCGAGGAGGAGGTGATCCCGGGACTCTTCTGA